Within the Pseudoxanthomonas sp. YR558 genome, the region CTCTCTACCTGGAACTCCAGGCCGAACGGCTCCTCGTCGGGACGGTCCGATTCCAGCCGCACGCGGCCGAAGCGGCCATCCCACTCCAGCGCCGAGCGGTAGGTGATCACGCCCAGCTTGCGCGCCATACGCATGCCGGATTCCGGATAGGTGTCGTCGTCGTACTGGCCGTGGTTCCAGTGCGGATCCAGGCGGATCGCCTCGCGCTGCAGCGAACGGATCGCGATGGAGAACGGCAGCGCCTGCGCACTGCCGGAAATGTTGATGTGCGTGCGCGCGGCGCCCGGATGCAGCAGCAGGTAGGCCAGCGCCGTCATGCCGCCCATCGAATTGCCGATGATGCAGGCCAGCTGCTCGATGCCCAGCCCGCGCACCACGTCGAACGCCGCATTCGCGCCGTCTTCCACCGACAGCTCGGGGAAGTCGAGGCGGTACAGCGCGCCGGTATCCGGATTGATCGAGGCCGGTCCGGTGGAACCCTTGCAGCTGCCGAGCGAGTTCACGCAGACGACGAACCACCGATCCGTGTCGATCGGCTTGCCCGGGCCCAGCATCGGCTCCCACCAGCCTTCCTCCGGATTGCCGGGATTGCGCGCGGCATGTGCGTCGGGCGACAGCCCGGTGACGATCAGCACCGCGTTGTCGCGGCGTTCGTTCAACGAACCCCAGGTTTCGTACGCCACACGCGCCCCGTGCAGCTCGCCGCCACGCTTCATGCGGAACGGCGAGGACAGGGGATGGAAACGGGTGCCAGGGGGCATGAATTCGGTCATCCGCCAAGTGTAGCGATCCGGGCGCCGCTATTCGCCCCGCCAGCGCAGCCCGGCGCGCACGGGCAGATGATCCGAGCCGATGTCCGGCCCGCGTTCGGCGCCGGTGCCCGCGAACGACGACGACACCAGTACGTGGTCTATGCCCACGCCGAGGAAGCCGTGTCCCTCACTGGGGTAGGTGGGTGCCCAACCGGTGATGCGCGTCAATGGACGCATGCGAGGATCCCGCAGGGCGCTCGACCAGGGCGTTGCATTGAGGTCGCCGGCCACGATCGTCGGCTGGCGCGACGCTTGCGCCGCCAGCGTGCGCAGCAGTCGGTCGCGTGCGACGAATTTGCGGGTGGCCATCGGTGGCTTCGGATGCGCCGCGATGAACTGGACGGCACGTCCATCGACATCCAGCGTGGCCTCCATCCTCAAGGCACCCAGCGAATCGGCCAGCACGCGCACATCGCGCAAGGGTCGGTCGGACAGGATGCCCAGTCCGGGAGGCGAGGCCAGAGGATGCAGCGCCTGGTGCGGGAATCCGCCGAAGCGACGTGTCTCCAACGCCTTGGCGTAGTCCGGCGAGAGCTCGGTCAGCACCACGACGTTGGCGGGCGAACGCTGCAGCCAGGCCAACAGGGCGTCAGGATCGCGCTGGCGGATGTTGACGTTCGCGACCGTCACTACGAGATCCGGTGATCCATCGGCGTGCGGCGCAGCGGGGCTCGCGGTCAACCACGGCAAAGCCACCAGCGGCAAGCCGATCAGCCAGCGTTTGTCGCGCAGCGCACCGAGCAGGCAGGCGAGCAGCCACGCCACCGCGTAGAGCGGCTGCCAGTGCGCGAACAGATCCACGGCCCACGCGAAAGATCCCTGGCCCGGCCACGCTGCGCGCTGCAGCGGCAGCAGCAACCCCAACATCGCGGCCGCAGCGATCCACGGTATGAGCCGGGATACGACGCGCGCGCGATTCATGCCGTAGCGAAGAGGCAGATCATCGTGGGCGCGTAGGCAAGGCAGCCGCTTACGGCACCACGCGGTCGATCGTCAGCATGTAGGCGTTGCCGGGTTTCACGTCGGCGGTGACGGCGGTGGCTTCCAGGTCGCCGGCGGTCGCGGTGGCGGCGCCGCCCTTGGAGATGCGCGCCACCAGTTGCACCTGCGGTAGCTGCGAGAGCTTCAGCGTCGGCATCGGGCTGTCGCCGTCGCTCAGCGCGACCGTCATCGGGAATGCCGCCACCGGCAGGCGCTTGGCCGCGACCGGCATCGGCGGGCCGCCGACCTGGCGTGCGAACACGAACAGCGTATCGCCCGGCGCCAGCTTGTCCTTCAGGGCAGGTGCGAGGTCGACCGTCACCGTCAGCAGCGCAGGCGATGCGTCGGCCGCGGGCGCGGCATCGGCGAGCGGCGGCAGGCCGGCTTCGGCGCGCGCTTCGTTGATCTGCGTGCGCAGCGTGGCGGCGGTGTTGGGATCCACCTGGGCCAGCAACGGCTCCCAGGTCTTCGCGGCCTCGGCGGGCTTGCCTTCCTGGCGCTGGGCCAGGCCGACGAACCACGCGGCACGCTGGTGGCCCGGATTGATCTGGCGCGCGCGGTCCAGCAGCGCCATCGCCTGCGCATCGAGCTTGCGGTCGGCGTTGTTGAACAGGCGGGCCTGCGCGGCTTCCACCAACAGGTCGGCGTCGTCGGGCATCAACTGCACCGCGCGCTCGAACGCCTTCTGCGCATCGCCATAACGCTGCAGCGCCGCGTAGGACTTACCGAGCAGGCGCCAGCCCTCGGGTTCGTTCGGCTTCTTCTTCAGTTCGGCTTCGAGCTGGCCGATGGCTTCTTCCAGCGTGGCCGGGCCGGGGGCGGTGGCCTGCGGTTCCAGCGCGGCGGGCGTGCCGATCACGCGGTACAGCGCGAACGTGGCGATGCCGAGCGCGACCACACCACCGATCACCAGCGGCTTGGCCTTGCGCCACAACGGCCACAGCACGGCCAGCAGCACAGCGAGGGACAGCACGATGGCGAGGATCACGAAGGTGGTCATCACCACTCCTGGTCGGTGTCGTCGGTGGTCGGGGCCGGCTGCTTCGCGCGGCGCGCGACGATGCGCCCCACCCAGACGCCGCCGGCGAGCAGCAGCAACAGCGGACCGAACCAGAGGATGTAGGTGCCGGGGGCGACGTCGGGCTTGTACAGCACGAACTCGCCGTAGCGGTCCACCAGGAACTGCTTCACCTGCGCGTCGTCCTTGCCCTGGCGCATCAGGTCGAGCACTTCGCGGCGCAGGTCATGGGCGATCTGCGCGTTGGAATCGGCCAGCGACTGGTTCTGGCACATCACGCAGCGCAGTTCGGCGGTCAGTCTGTGGAAGCGGGCTTCCTCGGCATCGTCGCGGAACTGCAGCGGCGTGGGATCGCTGACCTGCGCGAAGACCGGCGCGGCGACGGCGACCAGCAGGGCCAGCAGCAAGGCGCGCACCAGGAGGACGGGGGAGGCGCTCATCGGCCGGCTTCGATCTTTTCCAGCGCGGGAATCAGCTGGTGGTCGATGGTCGCCTGGTCGATGGCGCCGACGTGCTTCCAGCGCACGATGCCGTTGCCGTCCACCAGGAAGGTCTCGGGCGCGCCGGAAATGCCCCAGTCGATCGCCGTGCGGCCTTCGATGTCGGCCAGCACCATCATGTAGGGATTGCCGAACTGCTCCAGCCAGCGCAATGCGTCCGGGCGCTCGTCCTTGAGGTTGTAGCCGATGAAGCGCACGCGCTTGGTCAGCGCGAACTGGGTGAGGACCGGGTGCTCGACGCGACATTCCGGGCACCAGCTGCCCCACACGTTCATCACGTACGCCTGGCCGGCGAGGTCGGCGTTGGTGACGCGCTTGGCGGGTTCGTGCAGCAGCGGCAGATCGAACGCGGGCGCCGGCTTGCCGATCAGCGTGGAGGGCAGCGCATCGCGGCCGGCGCGGTCGGATTGCTTCACGCCGTAGTACAGCAGGCCCATCAGGCCGACGAAGAACAGGCCGATGATGACCAGCGCGAAGGTCAGTGCGCCACGCGAACGCGGCGGCGACGGCGGGAGTTCGGAAGCGTTGTTCATGCGGGGCGCGCCTCGGATGTCTTGTGGTTCCGGAACCGGCGATCGGCGGCGGTGACGAAGCCGCCCAGCGCCATCAGGGCCGCGCCCAGCCAGATCCAGCGGACGAAGGGTTTGATGTGGACGCGCAGCGACCAGGCGCCATCGCCGAGCGGCTCGCCGATGGCGACGTAGACATCGCCGAGCACGCCCGGGCGGATGCCGGCTTCGGTCATCACCTGGCCGCCGCTGGCGTACGCGCGCTTCTCCGGATGCAGCAGCGTCACCGGCGTGCCGTTGCGCAGGACCTGCACGTGGCCGCGGTCGGACAGGTAGTTGGGGCCCTGGGTTTCATCGACGCCCTGGAAGTGGAAGCCCCAGCGGCCGACCTCGACGGTCTGGCCCGGCTTCACCGCCAGTTCGCGCTGCACGTTGAGCGCCTCCACCAGCAACGCACCGACCAGGAACACCGCGATGCCGGTATGCGCGAGCGTCATGCCGAGCATTTCCGGGGTGAAGCGGCCATTGGCGCGCAGGCGCGACCAGATGAAGCGCACGGTGCCCAGGCCGACCCATGCCGCGCCGAGGATGCCGGCGGCCGCCTTGAGCTTGCCCTGCGGGGCGACGAAGTACGCGACCACCGCCAGCACGATGGCCAACAGCGCCCACGGCAGCAGCATCGCGCCGAGGCGGGAGGCCTTGTCGCGCTGCCACTTGGTGAGCGGGCCGAACGGCACCAGCGCCACCAGCGGCGCCATCAGCACGATGAACAACAGGCTGAAGTAGGGCGGGCCGACCGAAATCTTGCCCAGGTCCAGCGCATCGGCGATCAGCGGATACAGCGTGCCCAGCAGGATCATCGCGCAGGCGGCGGTCAGCAGCAGGTTGTTGGCCAGCAGCAGCGTTTCGCGCGAGTTCGCCGCGAAGTACGACTTCTCCGATGCCTCATCGGCCAGCTGCGGCGCGCGCCACGCGTACAGCAGCAGCGAGCTGCCGATCATGATGCCGAGGAAGATCAGGATGAACACGCCGCGACTCGGGTCTGCGGCGAACGCGTGCACGCTGGTGATCACGCCCGAACGCACCAGGAACGTGCCCAGCAGCGACAGCGAGAACGCGGCGATGGCGAGCAACAGCGTCCAGCCGCGGAAGGTGCCGCGCTTCTCGGTGGCCGCCTGCGAATGGATCAGCGCCGCACCGACCAGCCACGGCATGAAGCTGGCGTTCTCGACCGGATCCCAGAACCACCAGCCGCCCCAGCCCAGTTCGTAGTACGCCCACCAGCTGCCCAATGCGATGCCGAGGGTGAGGAAGCCCCAGGCGATGTTCGTCCACGGACGCGTCCAGCGCAGCCAGCGTGCATCCACGCGGCCATCGAGCAGCGCGGCGATCGCGAACGCGAACGGCACCACGAAGCCTACGTAGCCCACGTACAGCAGCGGCGGATGGATGATCATCCCCGGGTCCTGCAGCAGCGGGTTGAGATCGCGGCCTTCGCCCGGCGACGGCAGCAGGCGGATGAAGGGGTTGGAGGTGAAGATCAGGAAGGCGAGGAAGCCGACCGCGACCACGCCCATCACGCCGAGCACGCGCGCCATTACCACGTCCGGCAGTCCGCGCGAGAACAGCGCCACGGCGCCCGTCCAGATCGCCAGCACCAGCGCCCACAGCAGCAGCGAACCTTCGTGAGACCCCCACACGGCGGTGTAGCGGTAGACCATCGGCAGCAGCGAGTTGGAGTTGTCGGCGACGTACTTCACCGAAAAATCCTGCTGCACGAACGCGACGGTCAGCGCGATGAAGGTGAGCATCACCAGCCACAACTGCGCATAGGCGGCCGGGCGCGCGATGTCCATCCACGCGGCCTTGCCGCGGTGCGCGCCGGCCAGCGGCAACAGCGCCTGCAGCGCGGCGGTGAGCAGCGCGAGGATCAGCGCGATTTGTCCGAGTTCAGGCAGCATGGTGAGTCCCGTGCTTCCCGCCGGATGCGGGAAGGAAATGGGCGACGGAGGCCCGGATCAATTCGCCGGCCCCGTCGGTGCGGCCTGCACGTCGTGCTTCTGGTGCGCCTTGCCCATCTTGTCGGCGACTTCCTTGGGCATGTAGGTCTCGTCGTGCTTGGCCAGCACGTCTTCGGCGACGAACACACCGTCCTGCATCGTGCCGGTGGCGACCACGGCCTGGCCCTCGCGGAACAGGTCCGGGAGGATCTTCTCGTAGCGCACGGTGAGTTGCGCATCGCCGTCGGTGACGCGGAACTGCGACACCAGCGAACCGGTCTCGCGCTTGAACGAGCCCTTTTCGACCATGCCGCCGAGGCGGAAGCGGGCACGTTCGCTGGCATCGCCGCGCAGCACTTCGGCCGGGGTGTAGAGGTAGGCCACGTTGCGCTGCAGGGCCATCGCGATCAGCGCGGTGGCGGCACCGGCGACCAGCAGGGCCAGCAGCACGAACAGCAGGCGGCGGCGACGGACGGGATTCATGCGGTCAGCGTTCCAGGTCGGCGGGGGCGGCGTTGCGGCGGGTCTCGCGCGATGCGCGCAGGCGGGCGGCGCGCAGTTCGCGGCGCACCTGCAGGCGCGGCGCGAGGAAATCCCACGCCAGCACGAGGGCGAACACGGCGTAGGCGCCGATGACGTATTCCAGGTAACTCACGG harbors:
- a CDS encoding homoserine O-acetyltransferase, whose amino-acid sequence is MTEFMPPGTRFHPLSSPFRMKRGGELHGARVAYETWGSLNERRDNAVLIVTGLSPDAHAARNPGNPEEGWWEPMLGPGKPIDTDRWFVVCVNSLGSCKGSTGPASINPDTGALYRLDFPELSVEDGANAAFDVVRGLGIEQLACIIGNSMGGMTALAYLLLHPGAARTHINISGSAQALPFSIAIRSLQREAIRLDPHWNHGQYDDDTYPESGMRMARKLGVITYRSALEWDGRFGRVRLESDRPDEEPFGLEFQVESYLEGHARRFVRRFDPNCYLYLSRSMDWFDLAEYADGGVEKGLAKLRVQRALAIGATTDILFPLQQQQQIADGLAAGGAQAEFLPLESPQGHDAFLVDYDRFGPAVRDFLAGI
- a CDS encoding endonuclease/exonuclease/phosphatase family protein, producing MNRARVVSRLIPWIAAAAMLGLLLPLQRAAWPGQGSFAWAVDLFAHWQPLYAVAWLLACLLGALRDKRWLIGLPLVALPWLTASPAAPHADGSPDLVVTVANVNIRQRDPDALLAWLQRSPANVVVLTELSPDYAKALETRRFGGFPHQALHPLASPPGLGILSDRPLRDVRVLADSLGALRMEATLDVDGRAVQFIAAHPKPPMATRKFVARDRLLRTLAAQASRQPTIVAGDLNATPWSSALRDPRMRPLTRITGWAPTYPSEGHGFLGVGIDHVLVSSSFAGTGAERGPDIGSDHLPVRAGLRWRGE
- a CDS encoding tetratricopeptide repeat protein, producing MTTFVILAIVLSLAVLLAVLWPLWRKAKPLVIGGVVALGIATFALYRVIGTPAALEPQATAPGPATLEEAIGQLEAELKKKPNEPEGWRLLGKSYAALQRYGDAQKAFERAVQLMPDDADLLVEAAQARLFNNADRKLDAQAMALLDRARQINPGHQRAAWFVGLAQRQEGKPAEAAKTWEPLLAQVDPNTAATLRTQINEARAEAGLPPLADAAPAADASPALLTVTVDLAPALKDKLAPGDTLFVFARQVGGPPMPVAAKRLPVAAFPMTVALSDGDSPMPTLKLSQLPQVQLVARISKGGAATATAGDLEATAVTADVKPGNAYMLTIDRVVP
- a CDS encoding cytochrome c-type biogenesis protein yields the protein MSASPVLLVRALLLALLVAVAAPVFAQVSDPTPLQFRDDAEEARFHRLTAELRCVMCQNQSLADSNAQIAHDLRREVLDLMRQGKDDAQVKQFLVDRYGEFVLYKPDVAPGTYILWFGPLLLLLAGGVWVGRIVARRAKQPAPTTDDTDQEW
- a CDS encoding DsbE family thiol:disulfide interchange protein, translated to MNNASELPPSPPRSRGALTFALVIIGLFFVGLMGLLYYGVKQSDRAGRDALPSTLIGKPAPAFDLPLLHEPAKRVTNADLAGQAYVMNVWGSWCPECRVEHPVLTQFALTKRVRFIGYNLKDERPDALRWLEQFGNPYMMVLADIEGRTAIDWGISGAPETFLVDGNGIVRWKHVGAIDQATIDHQLIPALEKIEAGR
- a CDS encoding heme lyase CcmF/NrfE family subunit, which produces MLPELGQIALILALLTAALQALLPLAGAHRGKAAWMDIARPAAYAQLWLVMLTFIALTVAFVQQDFSVKYVADNSNSLLPMVYRYTAVWGSHEGSLLLWALVLAIWTGAVALFSRGLPDVVMARVLGVMGVVAVGFLAFLIFTSNPFIRLLPSPGEGRDLNPLLQDPGMIIHPPLLYVGYVGFVVPFAFAIAALLDGRVDARWLRWTRPWTNIAWGFLTLGIALGSWWAYYELGWGGWWFWDPVENASFMPWLVGAALIHSQAATEKRGTFRGWTLLLAIAAFSLSLLGTFLVRSGVITSVHAFAADPSRGVFILIFLGIMIGSSLLLYAWRAPQLADEASEKSYFAANSRETLLLANNLLLTAACAMILLGTLYPLIADALDLGKISVGPPYFSLLFIVLMAPLVALVPFGPLTKWQRDKASRLGAMLLPWALLAIVLAVVAYFVAPQGKLKAAAGILGAAWVGLGTVRFIWSRLRANGRFTPEMLGMTLAHTGIAVFLVGALLVEALNVQRELAVKPGQTVEVGRWGFHFQGVDETQGPNYLSDRGHVQVLRNGTPVTLLHPEKRAYASGGQVMTEAGIRPGVLGDVYVAIGEPLGDGAWSLRVHIKPFVRWIWLGAALMALGGFVTAADRRFRNHKTSEARPA
- the ccmE gene encoding cytochrome c maturation protein CcmE, with product MNPVRRRRLLFVLLALLVAGAATALIAMALQRNVAYLYTPAEVLRGDASERARFRLGGMVEKGSFKRETGSLVSQFRVTDGDAQLTVRYEKILPDLFREGQAVVATGTMQDGVFVAEDVLAKHDETYMPKEVADKMGKAHQKHDVQAAPTGPAN
- the ccmD gene encoding heme exporter protein CcmD; translated protein: MSYLEYVIGAYAVFALVLAWDFLAPRLQVRRELRAARLRASRETRRNAAPADLER